Genomic window (Rosa chinensis cultivar Old Blush chromosome 6, RchiOBHm-V2, whole genome shotgun sequence):
TGAATAGAATTTGTCTGATACGGCATAGTCTGGGTAAAGCTTACCTGGGTAGGACCAGGGTAAGGTAATAGCGAGTTCATTGGAGGACGAGGATGTCGCCAAAAATTATTCTGGTTGGGAATTTGGTGAACCATCTAATTTTGAGGCCTTGAAACCTGGTGTCCTTGATTCTGACTACTGGAGCTGCGCACCTGCTGCCCATTAGACATAACCTGTTGTTGCATAGAGGTCTGTATGGCCATGGTCTGCCTAGGTGACACTAGCGTCGTTTGTCCAACTGGTGTCAATACTTGGCGTGCATGGCTGCTTTGACCTTGCTCAAAAGACCAATTTCTATTGCCTTCTTTCTGGCTACTATGTGTTCCTGTTCCAGTCTGAAACCAACGCAGCCACGCGTTCATCATATCAGACTGGACTCCCATGCTGCGGTTGAGTTGCCCAAAACTATTTTCTAGATTGCGGTCGAGCCGAGTGAAACAATTTTCGAGACTTTGGCCCAATCGGCCAATGCCATCATCAACATTGTCAAGATCATGGTTAAGACTCTGCCAAGATACATCGGCTGCAGTGGTTGCAGGTGTGTTTGTGGGTGCTGGTtcatataatggattgactccTAGTGGTAGGCTCCACGGAGGTTGTCCTGTCCCGGCTGTTGTTGCTGACGAATTAACTGGTTCATATAATGGATTATATTCTTGCGAAAACCCCCAAGGGAATGATCCAGTACTGATTGTAACGGCCGACATACTTATAGATTCGTAAGGAGGGGTATATCCTGGAGGGAGCCCCCATGGATAAGATACAGGGTTATACGGCTGCGTACTAGCCGCGATCGTATAATTATCTCTGCTTGATGTCCCTGAAAGATGGACCTCATGCAACTGTTGACTAAAAGACGGATGACCGGCTGTAGTAGAGGTTGATACTACCGTAGCAGTCGTTACAACTAACGATACAGGATGTGCTATGACTCCACTTGTCATAGAGACCCCATTTGAAGTTGATGTTGACGTCATTGGAAGGGTCGACATTGATACCACAGGGTCTCTTGATATAACTGTTCTGTTCggacaagaagaagaactatGGCCTTGTTGCCTACACCTGTAACAACGATTCCCTCGAGATTTGGCGTAGGGATCTGGTAACATTCAGCGAGTGTCGTCCCACCGGGTGTGCCAAAAGATGTTCTctcaaaaatcgtctcggccacgTGTCACTCGGCCGAGGTCCTCTTagcttacacgtgtccttctggcttggtgacgtgtgcgcgggtgtgccaactcgcggccgagAGGCCTAGCGAGGTTTTGATCTAGGTCACAGAGTTTGCGCTGATCTGACTTCTAATCAGTCGATTGTGGGCTGAGGAAGGATCGATCTCGGCCgcggggttctctctgccttggGTGCAAGGACTTTACACGATTCGGCTTTGCTAGCCAGAGTGTTCGTGCTGTGCAACTCGGTGAGTGAATGTGAAAGTGCGAGTGATATATAATTGATAAATCTATAGGATCCAGATACTCACAAGTCAcagtaaaacaaaatcaaaatataaggTGTTACCCTGATGCCTTGATTCAATACGAGTTCGGACGAAGAAACGCATGAACTCTAAAAACTTGTTTATATGATTTTCTTGATATGATTTGTGAAAAAAGTAAGTGCAGGAAAAATAACGAGCAAGGAATTAAAGAACGACAAAATAAATATGCAAGAATGTAAAGGGcaggaaagacaagaaaaatacCAGTAAGTAAAATAATTGACGATGGATAATTTAGATTGATAGAATGTAGAGATGCGATAGAGAATTTGAGAATGTTGAATTTGTATTGAGCTGTTGTGTTTTTGGTCGTGGACCTCTAACAAAGATGTCTACGGCCCCTTTTAtagtacaaaataaataaaacgaaTACAGTCTCAACTTTAATTGTGAGATTGGATTGATTACAAATTGGATTCTATGAATAAAATTCCTTTGATGTTCATAACTGGCAATCAACCATCATGACTCATCAACGATTATTTTTGTAACAGACCATCATGGCTCTTCAATGCTTATTTTTGTAACGGCCACACTTAGTGCTGCAATGTCTCTGAACGTAGAATTTGTCATTCAGTAGCTTTTATTTGCTCATAATGTCATGTCATCAGTGTCTCTGGCCAATTGAAACGACATTGGATAAGACTTTCTCAACCACAAGTAAATCAGAAATCGACTCATGTGAGCCGGATCTCGGCTGAGGTGAAGCAAGTCAGACCTCGGCTAAAGGGAGCCAGGCTGAAGTGAGCCGGGACTCGGCTGAGGTGAAGTAAGCCGGACCTCAGCTGGAGTGAGCCGAGTCTGGCCTCGGCTAGAGTGAAGTAAGCCGGACCTCGGCTGGAGTGAGCCAAGCTAAAGTGAGTCGGCCTCGGCTGAGGTGAAGTGAGCCGGACCTCAGCTGGATATTATATCACAGCTCATGATGACCTAGGCCTGGTTCTTGTGGGCCCCGGCTTAACGTCACGTAGGTCTTGCCAAATTTAGGTTCAAacaggtttttaacgaggcaatgaatgaagcggcacaagggggagtgttgaagaaaatcagctattagtgtgcctaatcaaactagcagtagtaataggagagaaggttctagagttcctaatcctactcggattagtattccttgtaacattagaacatgtactttgtaatctctatatatagggctcctattctcaataatacgattacacaattctctctacattctctctcgaatctattttacttaaacactaaGATTAATTAGCTCCTTTTTCGTTCCTTTGATGCATTTTTTATGATCTCGATTTACAACATGGACTGGAAATCGATGCGGTAACTAGTATTATGGACTGCCATTATTTCCTCATGTTATGTATAAAGGAAGCCAGGAAGACACTACATAAGTACGTATCTACAATTCTACATCCTTCGGCATTACTGATACTCTGATagaggaagaaagagaaaaaaggagGGGCGAAAGAAAAGATGGAAAAGAAGTCAAATCAGTTTTAGTCGTTGTTTTGATATTACGAAAGGGAGAAATTGCTACACGTATCCGCGTGTGGCTGATCCACACTCAATGTGAATGTGAGCCTGGCATTTCCCTTGGATCCTTTTGCTGTTTTGGTCTTGCTCCTTGGAAAAGGGTACATGTACGTTCCCAATAGCAAAGTAGCTCTTCAAGGCTAAGTAAAATGCCAGCTTGTGGGGAAGCTGATTCTCTTTTGCTCTGTCTTTCAGTGTGAACAAAACGATCCTCCCCTTCAAGGCTAAGCAATAATCAAAGATAAAAAGAGAAATCTAGGTAGATGGATCGAGCTGAACTAGCTAGAACAAAGTGATAGCACGCAGAAGGAAGAAAGAGTAGTACATAGGAATTATTTAGAATAATGGACCAGGAGAGTGGTAAgcccaaaaaagaaattggagGTAGgagattgattgatttggtCTTCTCTTGGTCTATTACAGATGTTCTCAATAAAGATCATTACAAAACCCAGGTTTGCCTCTTTGCCTCTTATGTGATTAGTACAGCTAGCCCCAATTTTGTCAGTTTTCATTTTCGTTTCGTTTCCTTCTATTGGATTTCCTTCATAGGTTTTTGGTAAATGACCAAAACATATGTTTGTGGGATACGGttaaatttcttgcttgatgAACATATGCTTTTAGTTTATGTAATGTATAAGTTTAGATGTGTTGTGATTTGTGAAGTGTTTTCTCAATCTTAATATTCTTATTGGCATGTTTAAGATGTTTATTGCATATCCTTGTTATCAATTAATAGAGTATCTTATTGTAATTAAAATGTTTGTCTTTGTCAtcgaaaaaagaaagaggaatgtacattgaaaatttgaaatcttCAACTCAACTCTTGAAATTCTCAAGTGTTCCTCACGCCCTCACCATTATGTTGCATTAGTACGTACATTTCGATTCCACTCAATCTGCCAATATCAGACTGTGGTAGCTAGAATGATTTTACAGTGACAGAGGAATCCTTATTTAGCTTGTCTTTCTATGATTGGTAATTTGTACCTTTATACGTTTGCTTTGTGCACATTTTCTTTTATAACAACTTACCAAACTATTGTTGATCCACCAAACAACAAAAGATAAGTGTTAACAATAACTACGTACTCATCTGCATTTGACATTAGATAATGTTTATGAGTGACTTACAGGTAACTAGGATTCCTGAGACGTTCTCGACCGTAACGAGTTACATGAAAGCATTTgttccttcacttcttgaggaAATACATGATGAATTACGCTCAAGCATGATGTCCCTGGCGCAGGCGCGAACTTGTGAAATTCTGACAGTTGAAACTTCCAAGGATCATAAACCTCCCAAAGACTTGTTTTACCAAATTACATGTGCAGAAGATTACGTAGGAGCATACGAGCCAGTTGTTGGTGATATCATTGCCTTGACCGATGTGAGACCAAAATCCATTGATGATTTGAATAGATCCAGAAATTCTTATGTTATTGCTTATGTTATTGGATCGCAACACGGAAGTTCTGATAAGCTTCCGATACTCGCATCAAAGTCTATCAATAAAGGAAACTCAGGAAACAAAAAGATTAATAGTAAGAGTGATACACTTTTTGCTGTTTGCCTCATGAACATGACGACAAATGTACGTGTATGGAAAGCTCTGAACTCAGAACTAGGCTCAAACACTAATCTGTTTAAGAATATTCTGCAAGTGCAACCACCAAATTCATCACATGTATTCTTCTGAACTTTTATGTTTACTTTAACATCATGAACCTTAATTACCTTACTTCATGTTTCAGATCAGCGCATGCATGTTGTATTCTCAATGTTAATGCTACTTTATGTTTGTTTCTCAGAGTCAGAATTCTTGCCAAATTTGTTTTTCCAATGATAAAGGCTGCCCTGAGCTTTTTACTAGATGGCCCACAATGTGTTCTGATCTAAATGATTCCCAAGAGGCTGCAGTTTTGGACTGTATCAGTTTGAGTAAGTGCCATCACCAGAATACGGTCAAGATAATATGGGGTCCTCCAGGGACTGGAAAAACAAAGACAATTGGTCTGTCACTATTTGCTCTATTTCAGTTGAAGTGCAGAACACTGACATGCGCTCCCACCAATATTGCTATCGTAGAAGTGACAACACGGCTCCTGAGATTGGTTAACCAGTCATTGGATTATGGCAAGTATGGACTTGGAGATATAATTCTATTTGGGAATAGGATGAGATTGAAGATTGATAATTATGATGACCTTCTTGAGATATTCCTTGATCATCGTGCTACAATTCTGTCCACATGTTTGAACCCATTGTCTGGTTGGAAACATTGGCTAGAGTCAATGATAGAATTGCTTGAGGATCCAAACAAACAATACTCATTGTATTTGCAATCAATAAGGAAAAgacacaattataaacatgaagaTTCTGGTGATAGGAGCTCAGCAAGTGATGGTGAAAATGATAATTTGACGTTTGAGCAGTATGTGAATGATAGACAGGACTCAATGTATTTgaaaaagagaagggaaaaatACAATGATGATGGTAAAGACAGTGATAATAGGAACTCATCAAGTGATGATCTCATTGGTTTTTTGACACTTGAGGAGTTTGTGAAGGAGAAACAGTATTCACTGTATTTGAAAAAGGGAAAGGAAAGATGCGACAATGACGGTGAAGATAGTGATAACACAAACTCATCAAGTGATGATGAAATTAATGTTTTGACGTTAGAGGAGTTTATGAAGGAGAAACAGAATGACATTGGTGACAATCTGAAGCTGTGTATGGTAAATTTGTACTCTCACTTGCCAACTTCTTGCATTTCATTAAAGGTGGTGAATTACATGATTAGAGCTATTAATTTGCTTGAGTCAATTAAATCATTAGTGTGTCAGGGGGTTGGCATTGCTAGTGAAGGGTTTCAATTGGTCCTGAACAATTGTGTTCATATACTGAGGTCACTTCGTGCATTTTCTGTTCCAACTTCTAATGATGGTCAGACAATAAGGAACTTGTGTTTGGAAAATGCTTGCTTAATATTTTGTACCGCATCAAGCTCTGCAAAATTGCACACGGAAGGAATGAAACCACTGGAACTTTTAGTCATTGATGAAGCTGCTCAGCTTAAAGAATGTGAATCAGCAATCCCTTTACAACGACCTGGTCTTCGACATGCTATTCTCATAGGAGATGAGAGGCAACTTCCTGCTATGGTTAAAAGCAAGGTTTCCATTTGTCCTTCCTGCTATTTACTTTTTCAAATTTGCAGATTCTTTTTATGTATATAGTCTTAGCGTCTGAATAAATAGACACATTTTGACTTGTCAATTAGATTGCTGAGAATGCTGGTTTCGGAAGAAGCTTGTTCGAAAGACTAGTCCTATTGGGACATGAGAAACACCTTCTCAATGTCCAGTATCGAATGCATCCATCAATCAGCTTATTTCCGAAAAAGGAGTTTTACAATAATCAGATATCAGATGGTCCAAATGTCAATGAAAGGAGCTATGAGAAATGCTTCCTTGAGGGAAAAATGTTTGGATCCTACTCCTTCATAAATATAGCCgatggaaaagaagaatttgatCGTGGACGCAGTTTGAAAAATATGGTTGAGGTTGCTGTTGTCTATCAGATAGTTCTTAGCCTTTACGAAGGTCAGCTGTTTTAAGATGTGTCTGGTTATCTTTTTGGGTTCTTTTTTGGTAGATATACGATTTTTCAGTTTCCTTGGTTTCCTTAATTTTGGTTTCGCACCACAGAATTCACTCGAACAAAGAAGAAGGTTAGTATTGGGGTAATATCACCTTACAAAGCCCAAGTCAATGCAATTGAAGAGAAAGTCAGAGAATACAGTACGGATCATTTAGCTGGAACTGGCTTCACTCTAAGTGTGCGATCTGTTGATGGATTCCAAGGTGGTGAAGAGGATGTGATAATCATCTCCACTGTTAGATGTAATGGGAATGGATCAATTGGTTTCCTCTCAAATCATCAAAGAGCAAATGTTGTACTAACACGTGCAAGGTACTAAGTCTACACTCTACAGTTGCATTACTATAGCTAGATTGTTGATGGATGGTGCATGCAGGTAGTGGCGGATCTAGGATACAAATTTGGGGTGGGCTAATTTAACACTTgcttataataatttttttttttttcatcgatAATGTTACTAGATTTTATAAGATATTCTAAAGAAATACGTACTAATAAAAAATGTTATAACTAAATAAAAAGGGGAGAAGAAAATgggtaaagaaaaaaaaacaagatttgTCATTAAGTTTCTTATTAAGAAATACTAATAGAAAATCAAACAATTGTTAGTTtgtaagaaaagaagaaaaaaaaagggaaagagcTAAAAACCAAAGAAACAGGAACAAAGGGAGCAGTGGGACTCGAGCCAAGGTCGAAAGTGGGAACAGCAAAATAACCACAGCACCCAGCCAACAAAACCAACGTAGGTCTAGCAGAAAATCAACACatataatatattaatttttgacTAAATTTTGGGTTGGGCCAGCCCTTCAAGTGGATCCGCCCCTGCATGCAGCTAGATGAATCAGATCCATCCATGTAATAGTGCATATATTTGCTTATCTGTATAATTGGTTGTTTCTGCATGTGTAGGCACTGTCTTTGGATATTGGGGAATGGACTGACCTTGTCTAAGAGTAACTCTATTTGGAAGAATCTAATCATTGATGCCAAGAATCGCAATTGTTTTTACAATGCTGATGAGGACAACAACTTGTCTCAGGCTATTGCCCTTGTGGATCTTGACCAAGTTCAAGTTTTATTCAATTCTGATTCTCTGCTGTTCAGAAATGCAAAATGGAAGGTACACACAATTCATCGTTAATTTTCAAGCCTTACAATAGTACAAATCTATACTTTTATTTAACCTGTATTCTCTagaagggtggttctagttggacctctaaatttgctatttggacttGGAAAGCTAAGTAGATCTCTTTACTTTTACCAAAACACTCTTGAAAATGAGATACAATAATCTATTACTCTATTTTTTATATGTATCTTCAAtcacgagaaaaaaaaaatcaaaatcacatgatttTGCTCTCTTATGATtaggtctctcctccaccaaaattaatcagagagttggttctcaatcttgatgttgctggaatccctttgaatttgctaaaagaatgatTTCAAGGCTTTTGGGTTGaaagatcgagtaataactatTTTATAATATTCAATttatttagtttaaggaaatttcaaatcagattgttttgaatttaattttgtattaaatgataattattatttttatttatttattttaagtaaattataaaactatgtAAGCAATATACGGAAATTCcgggaaaaaaattaattaattgaatgttatatttggagaggtttatttttttttttattcattttcatctctgtccttatttgtctttttttttatgacttcacaaagtttattaataattgaaaaaagttagAGTTCCAAATACCAAATTTCGAGGTCAAATTAGAACCCTTCTCTAGAATTCATATTCTTCCTTCCttcctttctttcattttttttttaattctttgcttCTTTATATTCCTTGGTGTTATTGTTACCCttgattagtatatatgcaTTTGTACAGGTTTACTTTGCCAATGAATTTTACAACTCCATCGCAAAAATTAAAGACCCCAAGATTCGTCGGGAAGTGGTTTCCCTACTGacaaatctttcaattggttggCGCCAATCTCATGGGGCGAAACTCTATGGTAGGACTTCTTGTCAGCTATTAGAGAAGTATCAAGTCCATGAGAACCTGAATTTGATTTGGACTGTGGACATTCTCCAAGAGAATTCACAACATGTACAGATTATACAAGTTTGGGATATTGTGCCACATTCTGATGTTCCAAATCTCACAAACCGTCTTGACATCATTTTCGGGAGTTACACAGTGGACAAGGTTAATCTCTGCAAACAAAGAAGTCTTGAGGGGTACGTATGAACTAATGAACTATGAACTCATATATGCGTGTACTGTGCACATGcttgtctttgttttgcttAGACGCTTAGTGCAAGTATTTTATGGATCTGGTTTATATCATGCATTCTTTATCAATTGCTATAGGGACGATGTAGTTCCAATTAGATGGCCGGTGGAATATTCAAGCAGTTACAGTGAATCTGATCCTCTGGAGTTCCTTTCAACACCATTATCTTGTCTCACTCTGAGGGACGAGCCAGCTGAAAATTCAACTGCATCTTATATGAGGTGTGTGAATGCATATGATGATTAAGCATAGTTTGAAACATATATTTATTACCATCCATTACTCGGGTTATTAATTTCCATCTATGTTGAgccacttcatttttttttttttcgcttgaAGTATAGAATATGCAATGACATGCACGATTCTttaatttgattaatttcaATGATCGTTGCAATTCTATTGTCAGAAATAATGCATCCAACATGAGTGGAAAGGAGGCCACCGGATCAACACCAAGGTGGTAATTAAATGTGATGAGGTACAGTTCCGCATCTTCTCTCAGAGTGGACAGCATTCTTTTTATAATCTAACATTAGTTTTTTAGGAAACATTTTTATATCTAAATATCTAACTTTGAAACATGTAAACATCTGAATTTCAGAAGAGGACATTATGCAAGGCCAAAAGCAGGGGATCGAATATGTTGATTATGCCTCATATGGATGTTGTAAACATTACATATGAAATAGTTGCAGTTATCCAATATTTTGGCAAAAGTTGATTTCAAGTGATCTTAAATATTGCAATATTTGAAACAATTATTGTTCAATATGAACCGCTTACATGATCAAAGGACTATCAATTTTAGTATGGTTTGATGGATTACATCCAAtgttctataaaaaaaaaaactttagctGATCGGCCACACCTCCACAAATCAATTCACTATTACATATTGATAAATTATATCTTCCTGCCAAACTTTGCCATTATTCATACAGACCCAGCTACAAGTTTAGAAAGTAGCTAGCCTTGCGCCAGTAAGCTCATGAGCAACGTGATTCCTCTTATGCCGATTATGTTGCCTAGTGCAGCTCTGAAACCTCGACAGAATGTGCTTtacatcatcaagaacaatccaCTCGAtgctcaaaagtcaaaacctcTGTGCCATCATGTCTGATAAGGAAAAATCCATCCCCTGGCTTTCAAATTaaagtgtttttctttttggtcaagCATCAAGTAACTTCAATAAGAGAAAATATTACACAGAGGCCCAAAACCtcctaaagaaaaacaaacaccCAAACATCAAAGCCCAAGAAGGCCTAGACAAACAAGAAAGCAAACACAACAAGAAGAAGGTACAATCTGCAACCGCCGACGAGGAGGACAAGCCTGCCGCAAAGGAGACCGCAACCAAATCGAAAGCACAGGAGAAGGACCCATGGCAATATCGATGTTTCCGGCCATCAGATTTCCAGAGAGCAAATAGAAACATCATCCCCACCACATCGAACCAATGCGACCAAGAAAGAACCAGATGAACCAAAAACACAACCGGATGAAAGGACAGTGAGATCCAAAATTAAAGTTGGCCAGGTAAgcattaaaagaaaattttgattACAATCCTTGGTTAATCATATGCTTACAATCCTACTTCTTATTGTCTCCATATTATTTGCGTCAACATGGATCGCTTGTCAATACCTCAATCATAAAGTGATTTATTAGGTCTTATCCATGCAAACATTTCGGCACCTAACTATAAACCAAAGATGAGTTACTGTTCACTCAAGCCCGAAATGGAGTGACGATTTTGCCCTTGCTACTTGCCTCAACTACAATTTTACCATAGTTTTACGGATAAGCGCGATGGAAACTtcgagggagagagaaagtgatCGGCAGAGAGATACAACAACTCTGAGAGCGACAGTGATCGTGAGAGCAACTCTGAGAgcgaaaaaataataaagatttgggtttgttttggaagAGGTCTGATTTCAGTTGATTGAGAGGGAGAGACAGAAACACTGAGAGAGAAGTAGATCCATAGCAAGATTTGGATCCATATTAATCCAAgattgtggtgttttgatagAAAGAGAAGTAAGAGTGTTTGGTTTCAATTATCTTCAATCCGTTGTGTTGGTGGGTTTCGGGAGAGTGAGGATTGCAGGTATGGAACTTTTCTTTTGCTATGGATTTTGTTAGTTGTCGTTTCCGTTGATTGGGTGTTTTCGGTGTTGTTGGTTTTGGATTAATATGAGTTTTTATGTCTTGGGGGTTTTCTTCGTCTTTGGATTTGGAATCTGGGTAATTGATTGAGAGGGTTTCAGGTTGTAGTTTTATTGTTACATGGTGGTTCACTTGATTTCATGGATGTGTGTTTGTGAGTTTTGGTTGTATTGGTCGGTATTAATTTTTGATCAAATTCTACAGCAATTTGTAGTTTATGTAAAGGGATGGGTATAGGCGGTCTACTTAGGCGgctaattaattacatattaatgtATATAGAGCTCGGTCTACTTAGGTTCATATCCCAACAGATAAATTTcctattgttcaagtaaaccctaatttgtgtttggcccaaactctaggttacttgacctagtggtaatagggttaaattagaaggatctagattcctattcaatgtacgattactttccttgtatgattgagattctatgcattgtaatcctctatataaagagacccatattatcaatgagaatacatagcgatttcttctcaatttcagtttctttacaacacgttatcagcacgaagccctaaccctgaaacaaataaccaaacccttattcaagaagctaaaaaccttgaatcatAATACAAAACTAGGGATAGCAATGGGGcaggttggggatggggatcacaataccatccccatccccgaggTCATTTTCTACcctcatccccgccccaatccccaataaaaatatattggggattccctgtccccatccccattgggaACTAAACCCCCAAACCctccccaaatccccaataagaatttaataaaaaataaaaaaaatctcatattgccttttttaaaatcaaaatctacaacaaataaatttaaaatatgattaaattcataaatcataattcaatgagtgcaaaagtcaaaatacTACTAAAGTAAAAatgtagccattaaagtaaagtagtaaatgtatatatttgtgatttatattataaaaaataaatttatatatatatatatatagagagatcctatccagagcgaggttagggtttagggtcacttttcggtcgcatttccacatctcgaccgttcagtttttagctactaatgtatagatcatctctgcaaaatttcaaccaaattgatggtcgttaaggcattgataactgccttaaagctagtacggtttaggttggacagattcagttcgtccactagtttaagtgagttagataccttaaagatcatcaatttggctgaaattttgcatagatgatctatacattagtacctaaaaactgaacggttgagatgtggatatgcgaccgaaaagtgaccctaaaccctaacctcgctctgaaatttcaaagcgatgcctcgccctggataggatatatatatatatatatatatatatatatatatatatatatatatatacagattttatctagagcgaggcctcgctttgaaatttcagagcgaggttagggtttagggtcactttttggtctcatatccacatctcgaccgttcagtttctaggtactaatgtatagatcatctctgcaaaatttcagccaaattgatggtcgttaaggcattgataactgccttaaagctagtacggttcaggttggacagattcagttcgtccattggtttaagcgagttagataccttaaaaaccatcaatttcgttgaaattttgcagagatgatctatacattagtacctaaaaactgaacggttgagatgtggatatgcgaccgaaaagtgaccctaaaccctaacctcgctctgaaatttcaaagcgatgtctcgctctggataggatctgtgtatgtgtatatatatatatatatatatatatatatatatatatatatatatatatatataaattgaatatatgtatatatcattGGGGCaggtttggggatggagatcacaataccacccccgccccatccccaatcttagatagcgagGATTGGGGATCcacatccccattccccatttgtccccgaattctccccccattagggacgggtatccaatggagctctgCCCCACTAGGGATTTTTCCCATCCctatacaaaaccttgaagccttttctgccccCACATCACACCTTGAAGCACTCgattccaggagtccagaaccgacggcggcaccccaagaaccggccgaaaacctaccgaaccggccaccggaagctccatacaactcgcagcaaatattcaaccggttcaccatcttccgaacctccaatttccaccaaattttgatagCAGAAGCCCTTTGATAAGAAGTTTCAGGAGCCggaagaaaaagtccaaaaacagGCCTAAAAAGAAGTGAACCGGCCACCTGAGCAACTGCATattgaaccggcagaaaagaagaaaagaaaacgagAAGAAAGGA
Coding sequences:
- the LOC112168807 gene encoding uncharacterized protein LOC112168807; the protein is MDQESGKPKKEIGGRRLIDLVFSWSITDVLNKDHYKTQVTRIPETFSTVTSYMKAFVPSLLEEIHDELRSSMMSLAQARTCEILTVETSKDHKPPKDLFYQITCAEDYVGAYEPVVGDIIALTDVRPKSIDDLNRSRNSYVIAYVIGSQHGSSDKLPILASKSINKGNSGNKKINSKSDTLFAVCLMNMTTNVRVWKALNSELGSNTNLFKNILQVQPPNSSHSQNSCQICFSNDKGCPELFTRWPTMCSDLNDSQEAAVLDCISLSKCHHQNTVKIIWGPPGTGKTKTIGLSLFALFQLKCRTLTCAPTNIAIVEVTTRLLRLVNQSLDYGKYGLGDIILFGNRMRLKIDNYDDLLEIFLDHRATILSTCLNPLSGWKHWLESMIELLEDPNKQYSLYLQSIRKRHNYKHEDSGDRSSASDGENDNLTFEQYVNDRQDSMYLKKRREKYNDDGKDSDNRNSSSDDLIGFLTLEEFVKEKQYSLYLKKGKERCDNDGEDSDNTNSSSDDEINVLTLEEFMKEKQNDIGDNLKLCMVNLYSHLPTSCISLKVVNYMIRAINLLESIKSLVCQGVGIASEGFQLVLNNCVHILRSLRAFSVPTSNDGQTIRNLCLENACLIFCTASSSAKLHTEGMKPLELLVIDEAAQLKECESAIPLQRPGLRHAILIGDERQLPAMVKSKIAENAGFGRSLFERLVLLGHEKHLLNVQYRMHPSISLFPKKEFYNNQISDGPNVNERSYEKCFLEGKMFGSYSFINIADGKEEFDRGRSLKNMVEVAVVYQIVLSLYEEFTRTKKKVSIGVISPYKAQVNAIEEKVREYSTDHLAGTGFTLSVRSVDGFQGGEEDVIIISTVRCNGNGSIGFLSNHQRANVVLTRARHCLWILGNGLTLSKSNSIWKNLIIDAKNRNCFYNADEDNNLSQAIALVDLDQVQVLFNSDSLLFRNAKWKVYFANEFYNSIAKIKDPKIRREVVSLLTNLSIGWRQSHGAKLYGRTSCQLLEKYQVHENLNLIWTVDILQENSQHVQIIQVWDIVPHSDVPNLTNRLDIIFGSYTVDKVNLCKQRSLEGDDVVPIRWPVEYSSSYSESDPLEFLSTPLSCLTLRDEPAENSTASYMRNNASNMSGKEATGSTPRW